The following proteins are encoded in a genomic region of Kosakonia oryzae:
- the oxyR gene encoding DNA-binding transcriptional regulator OxyR, whose product MNIRNLEYLVALAKHRHFQRAAEACNVSQPTLSAQLRKLENELGLQLLERTTRKIRFTQTGLRLVEQTQVVLREIEALKNMASSSHYQSLMQTLDVGIIPTLAPYIFSHLNAVCRENFPEIELEIHEAQTNQLLHMLESDTIKCAIMTSNKDTSKYVELPLFDEPLVLGVSHQHPYSRMTEIDMGHLKNNKILMIDDGNCLHSQVLRYCYQFELEPDSRFVAMHLETLRRGVAFNRGVSFFPLLSTQQGSNENIRYIRCVSPEPKRKVVMIFHRSDPMRKKYEILRNAIARYMERYLVDYNAMA is encoded by the coding sequence ATGAACATCCGTAATCTTGAGTATCTTGTCGCGCTGGCGAAGCACCGACATTTTCAGCGCGCTGCTGAAGCCTGCAACGTTAGCCAACCGACGTTAAGCGCTCAGTTGCGTAAACTGGAAAACGAACTCGGTTTACAACTGCTGGAACGTACGACGCGCAAGATCCGCTTTACGCAAACCGGGTTGCGGCTGGTTGAGCAAACCCAGGTGGTGCTGCGGGAGATTGAAGCGCTGAAAAATATGGCCAGCAGCAGCCACTATCAGAGCCTGATGCAGACGCTGGATGTCGGCATTATTCCGACGCTGGCACCCTATATCTTTTCCCATTTGAATGCCGTTTGCCGCGAGAATTTCCCGGAAATTGAGCTGGAGATCCACGAAGCGCAGACCAACCAGTTGCTGCATATGCTGGAGTCCGACACCATCAAATGCGCGATCATGACCTCCAATAAAGACACCAGTAAATACGTTGAACTGCCGCTGTTCGACGAGCCGCTGGTGCTGGGCGTCAGCCATCAACACCCCTATTCGCGCATGACCGAAATCGATATGGGGCATTTGAAAAATAATAAGATTCTGATGATTGATGATGGCAACTGTCTGCACAGTCAGGTGCTGCGCTACTGCTATCAGTTTGAGCTGGAGCCGGATTCACGTTTTGTGGCGATGCATCTGGAAACCCTGCGGCGCGGCGTGGCGTTTAACCGCGGCGTGTCGTTCTTCCCGCTGCTCTCCACCCAGCAAGGGAGTAACGAAAATATTCGTTATATTCGCTGTGTCAGCCCGGAACCGAAACGTAAAGTGGTGATGATATTTCATCGCAGCGATCCGATGCGTAAGAAATACGAAATTCTGCGTAACGCGATCGCGCGTTATATGGAACGCTACCTGGTCGACTATAACGCGATGGCGTAA
- a CDS encoding glycosyl hydrolase family 8, with protein MLRTTWLMPCLLLSLAMTAFSAHCQDSNWGLFKQNYLSQDGRIIDHENGDISHSEGQGYGMLLAVVNDDPATFEKVWRWTRNTLLRPSLWLFAWRYDPHERKVTDDNNASDGDTLIAWALLLAGNKWHDESYLTASENIQDAIINCLVIEQDSRTLLLPGLTGFTKDDGYILNPSYFVFPAWESFWQQRHNNIWLKLKKSSLELLTKARFGKSQLPSDWIFVKNSGEVMPAANWPARFSYDAIRIPLYLSLSDAQQHSTENFRHFWAGYTRNDTPAWVNVADNERASYPMSGGILAVRDLTMGDYPQMETSLRSGEGYYLSALHMLSLFAASLKTH; from the coding sequence ATGTTAAGAACCACCTGGCTCATGCCGTGCCTGCTATTGTCGCTGGCCATGACCGCTTTTTCAGCCCACTGTCAGGACAGCAACTGGGGGCTGTTTAAACAGAACTACCTGAGTCAGGATGGCCGCATTATCGACCATGAAAATGGCGATATTAGCCATTCGGAAGGTCAGGGATATGGCATGTTACTGGCCGTCGTTAACGACGATCCCGCCACATTTGAAAAAGTGTGGCGCTGGACGCGCAACACCTTATTACGTCCGTCGCTGTGGCTGTTTGCCTGGCGTTACGATCCGCACGAACGCAAAGTGACGGACGATAATAATGCCAGCGACGGCGACACATTGATTGCCTGGGCGTTATTGCTGGCGGGCAATAAATGGCACGATGAGAGTTATCTCACCGCCTCGGAAAATATTCAGGATGCGATTATCAACTGCCTGGTGATTGAACAGGATTCCCGGACATTACTCCTGCCGGGCCTGACTGGGTTTACCAAAGACGACGGGTATATTCTCAACCCGTCCTATTTTGTCTTTCCGGCCTGGGAGAGTTTCTGGCAGCAACGGCATAACAATATTTGGTTAAAACTGAAAAAATCGAGCCTCGAATTACTCACTAAAGCGCGTTTTGGTAAGAGCCAACTGCCCAGCGACTGGATTTTTGTTAAGAATAGTGGTGAAGTCATGCCTGCCGCGAACTGGCCGGCAAGATTCAGTTACGATGCGATTCGCATTCCGCTTTATTTAAGCCTCAGCGATGCGCAGCAGCATTCGACGGAGAATTTTCGTCATTTTTGGGCGGGCTACACTCGCAATGACACGCCCGCGTGGGTGAATGTCGCAGACAACGAACGGGCAAGTTATCCGATGTCTGGCGGCATTCTGGCGGTGCGTGATTTAACCATGGGCGACTATCCACAGATGGAAACGTCTTTGCGTTCGGGTGAAGGTTATTATTTGTCCGCATTACATATGTTGTCGTTATTTGCGGCTTCATTGAAGACGCATTAG
- the galU gene encoding UTP--glucose-1-phosphate uridylyltransferase GalU, with protein MLKAVIPVAGLGTRMLPATKAIPKEMLPIVDKPLIQYIVQECYACGIREIVLVTHSSKNAIENHFDTSFELESLLESRVKNQLLEEVRTICPAGMNIMHVRQGHSKGLGHAVLCAEPLIGDNDFVVLLPDVLIDDSHCDLSQDNLAAMLDRFTTTGASQLMIETVNHEDVSRYGVVDCGGINLPAGGFGLVKGMVEKPAVDEAPSDMAVVGRYVLSKAIWPLLRKTPIGAGGEIQLTDAIAMLLENAPVEAYALTGKSHDCGDKIGYMKAFVEYGLRHGATGPAFRQWLQHELTLKPVADAVERIAEAV; from the coding sequence ATGTTAAAGGCTGTAATCCCAGTGGCAGGGCTCGGTACGCGTATGCTTCCGGCAACCAAGGCTATCCCGAAAGAGATGTTACCGATCGTGGACAAGCCGCTTATCCAGTATATCGTGCAGGAGTGCTACGCCTGCGGGATCCGCGAAATCGTACTGGTTACGCACTCTTCCAAAAACGCCATCGAAAACCATTTCGATACCTCTTTTGAACTGGAGTCGCTGCTGGAATCGCGCGTGAAAAATCAACTGCTGGAAGAGGTGCGGACTATCTGTCCGGCGGGCATGAACATTATGCATGTGCGCCAGGGCCACTCGAAAGGTCTGGGCCACGCGGTGCTGTGCGCGGAACCGCTGATTGGCGATAACGACTTCGTGGTGCTGCTGCCGGATGTGTTGATCGACGACAGCCATTGCGATCTGTCGCAGGATAACCTGGCCGCGATGCTCGATCGCTTCACCACGACGGGCGCCAGCCAGTTAATGATTGAAACCGTTAACCACGAAGATGTTTCCCGCTATGGCGTAGTGGATTGTGGCGGCATCAACCTCCCGGCAGGCGGTTTTGGTCTGGTAAAAGGCATGGTAGAAAAACCGGCCGTTGATGAAGCACCGTCCGACATGGCGGTGGTTGGCCGCTATGTGCTGTCGAAAGCGATTTGGCCGCTGCTGCGTAAAACGCCGATCGGCGCAGGCGGTGAGATCCAGTTGACCGATGCCATCGCCATGCTGCTGGAAAACGCGCCGGTGGAGGCTTACGCACTGACCGGGAAATCTCACGACTGCGGCGACAAGATTGGCTATATGAAAGCCTTTGTCGAGTACGGCTTACGTCACGGCGCGACAGGCCCGGCTTTCCGCCAGTGGTTGCAGCACGAATTGACGTTAAAACCCGTGGCTGACGCCGTTGAACGCATCGCCGAAGCGGTATAA